The Equus asinus isolate D_3611 breed Donkey chromosome 4, EquAss-T2T_v2, whole genome shotgun sequence genome has a segment encoding these proteins:
- the SMDT1 gene encoding essential MCU regulator, mitochondrial: MASGAARWLALAPVRCGALRSGPNWRKGGEVSAGRGGPGRTLVPWRSVIVTRSGAILPKPVKMSFGLLRVFSIVIPFLYVGTLISKNFAALLEEHDIFVPEDDDDDD; this comes from the exons ATGGCGTCCGGAGCGGCTCGCTGGCTGGCGTTGGCGCCCGTCCGATGTGGGGCTTTGAGGAGCGGACCGAACTGGAGGAAAGGTGGAGAGGTCTCCGCAGGACGAGGCGGTCCAGGTCGGACCCTGGTGCCGTGGAGGTCAGTCATCGTTACTCGCAGCGGCGCCATTTTGCCCAAACCGGTGAAA ATGTCCTTCGGCCTCCTCCGTGTGTTCTCCATCGTGATCCCTTTTCTCTATGTTGGGACGCTCATTAGCAAGAACTTTGCTGCTCTACTTGAGGAGCATGACATTTTTGTCCCAGAGGACGATGATGACGATGACTAA